In one Streptomyces venezuelae genomic region, the following are encoded:
- a CDS encoding acyl-CoA dehydrogenase family protein, with the protein MDHRLSPEHEELRRTVEAFAHDVVAPKIGDFYERHEFPYEIVREMGRMGLFGLPFPEEYGGMGGDYFALGIALEELARVDSSVAITLEAGVSLGAMPLHLFGTEEQKREWLPRLCAGEALGAFGLTEPDGGSDAGGTRTTAVRDGDEWVINGSKCFITNSGTDITGLVTVTAVTGRKDDGRPLISSIIVPSGTPGFTVAAPYSKVGWNASDTRELSFSDVRVPAANLLGEEGRGYAQFLRILDEGRIAISALATGLAQGCVDESVKYARERHAFGRPIGANQAIQFKIADMETRAHMARVGWYDAASRLVAGEPFKKQAAIAKLYSSTVAVDNAREATQIHGGYGFMNEYPVARMWRDSKILEIGEGTSEVQRMLIARELGFAS; encoded by the coding sequence ATGGACCACCGTCTGAGCCCCGAGCACGAGGAACTGCGGCGCACGGTCGAGGCGTTCGCGCACGACGTCGTCGCCCCCAAGATCGGCGACTTCTACGAGCGCCACGAGTTCCCGTACGAGATCGTCCGCGAGATGGGCCGCATGGGCCTGTTCGGCCTCCCCTTCCCGGAGGAGTACGGCGGGATGGGCGGTGACTACTTCGCGCTCGGCATCGCCCTGGAGGAACTCGCGCGCGTCGACTCGTCCGTGGCGATCACCCTGGAGGCCGGTGTCTCCCTCGGCGCCATGCCGCTGCACCTCTTCGGCACCGAGGAGCAGAAGCGGGAGTGGCTGCCGCGGCTCTGCGCGGGCGAGGCCCTCGGTGCGTTCGGCCTCACCGAGCCGGACGGCGGATCCGACGCGGGCGGGACGCGCACGACGGCGGTGCGCGACGGCGACGAGTGGGTGATCAACGGCTCGAAGTGCTTCATCACCAACTCCGGCACGGACATCACGGGTCTGGTCACGGTCACCGCCGTCACCGGCCGCAAGGACGACGGGCGCCCGCTGATCTCCTCGATCATCGTGCCGTCGGGGACGCCCGGGTTCACGGTCGCCGCGCCCTACTCGAAGGTGGGGTGGAACGCCTCGGACACCCGCGAGCTGTCCTTCTCGGACGTCCGCGTCCCGGCGGCGAACCTGCTCGGCGAGGAGGGCCGGGGGTACGCGCAGTTCCTGCGCATCCTCGACGAGGGCCGGATCGCGATCTCCGCGCTCGCCACCGGTCTCGCCCAGGGGTGTGTGGACGAGTCGGTGAAGTACGCGCGGGAGCGGCACGCCTTCGGCAGGCCGATCGGTGCGAATCAAGCCATCCAGTTCAAGATCGCCGACATGGAGACACGGGCGCACATGGCGCGCGTGGGCTGGTACGACGCGGCGTCGCGGCTGGTCGCGGGCGAGCCCTTCAAGAAGCAGGCGGCGATCGCGAAGCTCTACTCGTCGACGGTCGCGGTGGACAACGCCCGCGAGGCCACGCAGATCCATGGGGGGTACGGCTTCATGAACGAGTACCCGGTGGCCCGCATGTGGCGTGACTCGAAGATCCTGGAGATCGGCGAGGGGACGAGCGAGGTGCAGCGCATGCTGATCGCCCGGGAGCTGGGTTTCGCGAGCTGA
- a CDS encoding hydroxymethylglutaryl-CoA lyase translates to MVVPTRGLPTRVRIHEVGARDGLQNEKTVVPTEIKAEFIHRLADAGLTTVEATSFVHPKWVPQLADAEDLFPLLGDLQGVHLPVLVPNERGLDRALALGAHRVGVFASATESFARANLNRTVDEALAMFAPVVARAREQGVHVRGYLSMCFGDPWEGAVPISKVVRVCRALLDMGCDELSLGDTIGVATPGHVSAMLAALNAVQVPTERIGVHFHDTYGQALTNTLAALQHGVTTVDASAGGLGGCPYAKSATGNLATEDLVWMLHGLGIDTGVDLVRLSATSAWMADQLGRPSPSRTVRALTARSHEEQTVSPQTAAPQEQ, encoded by the coding sequence ATGGTCGTGCCGACCCGCGGCCTGCCCACCCGCGTCCGCATCCACGAAGTGGGCGCCCGCGACGGCCTGCAGAACGAGAAGACGGTCGTCCCCACCGAGATCAAGGCGGAGTTCATCCACCGCCTCGCCGACGCGGGCCTCACCACCGTCGAGGCGACCAGCTTCGTGCACCCCAAGTGGGTGCCCCAACTGGCCGACGCCGAGGACCTCTTCCCGCTCCTCGGCGACCTCCAGGGCGTCCACCTGCCGGTCCTCGTGCCGAACGAACGCGGCCTCGACCGCGCCCTCGCCCTCGGCGCGCACCGCGTCGGCGTCTTCGCGAGCGCCACCGAGTCGTTCGCCCGGGCCAACCTGAACCGCACGGTGGACGAGGCCCTCGCGATGTTCGCGCCGGTGGTCGCCCGCGCGCGCGAGCAGGGCGTCCATGTGCGCGGCTATCTGTCGATGTGCTTCGGCGACCCCTGGGAGGGCGCCGTGCCGATCTCCAAGGTCGTCCGCGTCTGCCGCGCGCTGCTCGACATGGGCTGCGACGAGCTGAGCCTCGGCGACACGATCGGCGTGGCCACACCGGGCCACGTCTCGGCGATGCTCGCCGCGCTCAACGCGGTGCAGGTGCCGACCGAGCGCATCGGCGTCCACTTCCACGACACGTACGGCCAGGCGCTCACCAACACCCTCGCCGCCCTCCAGCACGGTGTGACGACGGTGGACGCGTCGGCGGGCGGCCTCGGCGGCTGTCCGTACGCGAAGAGCGCCACCGGCAACCTCGCCACCGAAGACCTCGTGTGGATGCTCCACGGCCTCGGCATCGACACCGGGGTCGACCTCGTCCGTCTCAGCGCCACCAGCGCCTGGATGGCCGACCAGTTGGGCCGACCCAGCCCGTCCCGCACCGTTCGTGCCCTGACGGCCCGCTCCCACGAAGAGCAGACCGTCTCCCCGCAGACCGCCGCCCCACAGGAGCAGTGA
- a CDS encoding acetyl/propionyl/methylcrotonyl-CoA carboxylase subunit alpha: MFDTVLVANRGEIAVRVIRTLREMGVRSVAVFSDADADARHVREADTAVRIGPAAATESYLRVDRILEAAARSGAQAVHPGYGFLAENAEFAQACADAGLTFIGPPAGAISLMGDKIRAKATVEAAGVPVVPGSSGSGLTDAQLADAAREIGTPVLLKPSAGGGGKGMRLVRDEALIADEIAAARREARASFGDDTLLVERWVDRPRHIEIQVLADGHGNVVHLGERECSLQRRHQKIIEEAPSVLLDEATRAAMGEAAVQAARSCGYAGAGTVEFIVPGGDPSSYYFMEMNTRLQVEHPVTELITGLDLVEWQLRVAAGEPLPFGQDDITLTGHAVEARVCAEDPSRGFLPSGGTVLALHEPQGDGVRTDSGLSEGTEVGSLYDPMLSKVIAYGPDRATALRKLRAALADTVTLGVPTNAGFLRRLLAHPAVVAGELDTGLVEREAVGLVPDGVPDEVYEAAAAVREDALKPTSAGADGWTDPFSVPSGWRLGGTPAPVTHWLKAAGLDPVTHRLRGTGRTVTADRVRVTVDGTLHTFRRAGDWLGRDGDAWHVQDHDPVAASLTGAAHAGADALTAPMPGTVTVVKVSPGDTVAAGQSLLVVEAMKMEHVISAPHAGTVTELDVTPGTTVAMDQVLAVVTPEEEQE, translated from the coding sequence ATGTTCGACACGGTTCTGGTCGCCAACCGGGGCGAGATCGCGGTCCGCGTCATCCGTACGCTGCGGGAGATGGGCGTCCGTTCGGTCGCCGTCTTCAGCGACGCGGACGCGGACGCACGGCACGTGCGCGAGGCCGACACGGCGGTGCGGATCGGCCCCGCGGCCGCCACTGAGAGCTATCTGCGCGTGGACCGCATCCTGGAGGCGGCGGCGAGGTCCGGCGCCCAGGCGGTCCATCCGGGGTACGGATTCCTGGCGGAGAACGCGGAGTTCGCGCAGGCCTGCGCCGACGCGGGCCTGACCTTCATCGGCCCGCCCGCCGGGGCCATCTCCCTCATGGGAGACAAGATCCGCGCCAAGGCGACCGTCGAGGCGGCCGGTGTGCCGGTCGTTCCCGGCTCCTCGGGCAGCGGCCTGACGGATGCCCAACTGGCCGACGCGGCGCGCGAGATCGGTACGCCGGTGCTGCTCAAGCCGAGCGCGGGCGGCGGCGGCAAGGGCATGCGCCTGGTCCGTGACGAGGCGCTCATCGCCGACGAGATCGCGGCGGCCCGTCGTGAGGCCCGCGCCTCCTTCGGCGACGACACGCTGCTCGTGGAGCGGTGGGTCGACCGCCCCCGGCACATCGAGATCCAGGTCCTCGCGGACGGCCACGGCAACGTGGTGCACCTCGGCGAGCGCGAGTGTTCGCTCCAGCGCCGCCACCAGAAGATCATCGAGGAGGCGCCGAGCGTCCTCCTCGACGAGGCCACGCGCGCGGCGATGGGCGAGGCCGCGGTCCAGGCGGCCCGCTCGTGCGGGTACGCGGGCGCGGGCACGGTCGAGTTCATCGTCCCCGGCGGCGACCCGTCGTCGTACTACTTCATGGAGATGAACACCCGCCTCCAGGTGGAGCACCCCGTCACGGAGCTCATCACCGGTCTCGACCTGGTGGAGTGGCAGCTGCGCGTGGCGGCGGGCGAGCCGCTGCCGTTCGGCCAGGACGACATCACCCTCACCGGGCACGCGGTGGAGGCCCGCGTCTGCGCCGAGGACCCCTCGCGCGGCTTCCTGCCCTCCGGCGGCACGGTCCTCGCGCTGCACGAGCCGCAGGGTGACGGCGTGCGCACCGACTCCGGCCTGAGCGAGGGCACGGAGGTCGGCAGTCTCTACGACCCGATGCTGTCGAAGGTCATCGCGTACGGCCCGGACCGCGCGACGGCCCTGCGCAAGCTGCGGGCCGCCCTCGCCGACACGGTCACCCTCGGCGTGCCGACGAACGCGGGCTTCCTGCGCCGCCTCCTCGCGCACCCAGCGGTCGTCGCGGGCGAGCTGGACACCGGCCTGGTGGAGCGCGAGGCGGTCGGTCTCGTCCCGGACGGCGTGCCCGACGAGGTGTACGAGGCGGCGGCCGCGGTCCGCGAGGACGCCCTCAAGCCCACGTCCGCAGGCGCCGACGGCTGGACCGACCCGTTCTCCGTGCCGAGCGGCTGGCGGCTCGGCGGCACCCCGGCACCCGTGACGCACTGGCTCAAGGCCGCGGGACTCGACCCCGTCACTCACCGCCTGCGCGGCACCGGCCGCACCGTCACCGCCGACCGCGTGCGCGTCACCGTCGACGGCACCCTGCACACCTTCCGCCGCGCGGGCGACTGGCTGGGCCGGGACGGCGACGCCTGGCACGTGCAGGACCACGACCCCGTCGCCGCCTCCCTCACCGGCGCCGCGCACGCCGGGGCGGACGCGCTCACCGCCCCCATGCCCGGCACCGTCACCGTCGTGAAGGTCTCCCCCGGCGACACGGTGGCCGCGGGCCAGAGCCTGCTGGTCGTCGAGGCGATGAAGATGGAGCACGTCATCTCCGCCCCGCACGCCGGCACCGTCACCGAGCTCGACGTCACCCCGGGCACGACCGTCGCCATGGACCAGGTCCTCGCCGTCGTCACCCCCGAGGAGGAGCAGGAATGA
- a CDS encoding carboxyl transferase domain-containing protein: MRQAPVLTSAADPASEAWRANEAAHTALVDELRAKLAAAALGGGERARARHVARGKLLPRDRVDTLLDPGSPFLELAPLAADGLYGGGAPAAGVIAGIGRVSGRECVIVANDATVKGGTYYPMTVKKHLRAQEVALENRLPCLYLVDSGGAFLPMQDEVFPDREHFGRIFYNQARMSAAAIPQIAAVLGSCTAGGAYVPAMSDEAVIVREQGTIFLGGPPLVKAATGEVVTAEELGGGEVHSRTSGVTDHLAEDDAHALRIVRTIVSTLPERAPLPWPVQPAEEPKVDPLGLYGAVPTDSRTPYDVREVIARVVDGSRFAEFKSEYGTTLVTGFAHIHGHPVGIIANNGILFSESAQKGAHFIELCDQRGIPLVFLQNISGFMVGRDYEAGGIAKHGAKMVTAVASTRVPKLTVVVGGSYGAGNYSMCGRAYSPRFLWMWPNAKISVMGGEQAASVLATVKRDQLEARGEQWSAADEETFKDPIRAQYEEQGNAYYATARLWDDGVIDPMETRQVLGLALTACAGAPLPQRDETAPGFGVFRM, from the coding sequence ATGCGGCAGGCACCAGTGCTGACGAGCGCGGCTGATCCCGCGTCCGAGGCATGGCGGGCGAACGAGGCGGCCCACACGGCCCTCGTCGACGAGCTGCGGGCCAAGCTCGCGGCGGCCGCGCTCGGCGGCGGGGAGCGGGCCAGGGCCCGCCATGTGGCGCGCGGCAAGCTGCTGCCCCGCGACCGCGTCGACACGCTCCTGGACCCCGGCTCGCCCTTCCTGGAGCTGGCCCCGCTCGCGGCGGACGGGTTGTACGGCGGGGGTGCCCCCGCGGCGGGCGTCATCGCGGGCATCGGCCGCGTCTCGGGCCGCGAGTGCGTGATCGTCGCCAATGACGCCACGGTCAAGGGCGGCACGTACTACCCCATGACCGTGAAGAAGCACCTCCGCGCCCAGGAGGTGGCCCTGGAGAACCGCCTCCCGTGTCTCTACCTGGTCGACTCGGGCGGCGCCTTCCTGCCGATGCAGGACGAGGTCTTCCCCGACCGCGAGCACTTCGGCCGGATCTTCTACAACCAGGCGCGGATGTCGGCCGCCGCCATCCCGCAGATCGCCGCCGTCCTCGGCTCCTGCACGGCCGGTGGAGCGTATGTGCCCGCGATGAGCGACGAGGCGGTGATCGTGCGCGAGCAGGGCACGATCTTCCTCGGCGGACCGCCCCTGGTGAAGGCCGCGACCGGCGAGGTCGTCACGGCGGAGGAGCTGGGCGGCGGCGAGGTCCACTCGCGCACCTCCGGCGTCACCGACCACCTCGCGGAGGACGACGCGCACGCCCTGCGCATCGTCCGCACGATCGTCTCGACCCTCCCCGAGCGCGCCCCCCTGCCCTGGCCGGTGCAGCCCGCCGAGGAGCCGAAGGTCGACCCCCTGGGGTTGTACGGCGCGGTGCCCACGGACTCCCGCACCCCCTACGACGTGCGGGAGGTCATCGCGCGCGTGGTCGACGGCTCCCGCTTCGCCGAGTTCAAGTCGGAGTACGGGACGACGCTGGTCACCGGCTTCGCCCACATCCACGGCCACCCCGTCGGGATCATCGCGAACAACGGCATCCTGTTCTCCGAGTCCGCCCAGAAGGGCGCCCACTTCATCGAGCTCTGCGACCAGCGCGGCATCCCCCTGGTCTTCCTGCAGAACATCTCCGGCTTCATGGTCGGCCGGGACTATGAGGCGGGCGGCATCGCCAAGCACGGCGCGAAGATGGTCACGGCCGTGGCCTCCACGCGCGTGCCGAAGCTGACGGTCGTCGTCGGCGGTTCGTACGGAGCGGGCAACTACTCGATGTGCGGCCGGGCCTACAGCCCCCGCTTCCTGTGGATGTGGCCGAACGCCAAGATCTCCGTGATGGGCGGCGAGCAGGCCGCCTCCGTCCTCGCCACGGTCAAGCGCGACCAGTTGGAGGCCCGCGGCGAGCAGTGGAGCGCCGCGGACGAGGAGACCTTCAAGGACCCGATCCGCGCGCAGTACGAGGAGCAGGGGAATGCCTACTACGCCACGGCCCGCCTCTGGGACGACGGCGTGATCGACCCCATGGAGACCCGGCAGGTGCTGGGTCTGGCCCTGACCGCGTGCGCGGGCGCACCGCTCCCCCAGCGGGACGAGACGGCGCCCGGCTTCGGCGTCTTCCGGATGTGA
- a CDS encoding TetR/AcrR family transcriptional regulator yields MATRTDAPTRREQILKEAARLFAERGFHGVGVDEIGAAVGISGPGLYRHFAGKDAMLAELLVGISGQLLTGGKHCVADVGGSPERVLDALIQGHIDFALDDRSLITLHDRELDRLRDSDRKLVRQLQRQYVEIWVDIVRKVYPDLAENAARVAVHAVFGLLNSTPHLSRRDALPSRAAMAELLHRLARGAFEAAAE; encoded by the coding sequence ATGGCCACGAGAACCGACGCCCCCACCCGGCGCGAGCAGATCCTCAAGGAGGCCGCCCGGCTCTTCGCCGAGCGTGGCTTCCACGGAGTCGGAGTCGACGAGATAGGAGCCGCCGTCGGCATCAGCGGGCCCGGTCTCTACCGGCACTTCGCGGGCAAGGACGCGATGCTCGCCGAGCTGCTCGTCGGCATCAGCGGGCAGCTCCTCACGGGCGGCAAGCACTGCGTGGCCGACGTGGGCGGCTCGCCCGAGCGGGTGCTCGACGCACTCATCCAGGGCCACATCGACTTCGCGCTCGACGACCGCTCCCTGATCACCCTGCACGACCGCGAGCTCGACCGCCTGCGGGACAGCGACCGCAAGCTGGTCCGCCAGCTCCAGCGGCAGTACGTGGAGATCTGGGTCGACATCGTCCGCAAGGTCTACCCGGACCTCGCCGAGAACGCGGCGCGCGTGGCCGTGCACGCGGTCTTCGGGCTGCTGAACTCCACGCCGCACCTGAGCCGCCGCGACGCGCTGCCCAGCCGGGCGGCCATGGCGGAACTCCTGCACCGCCTGGCCCGGGGGGCCTTCGAGGCCGCCGCCGAGTGA
- a CDS encoding acyl-CoA dehydrogenase family protein produces the protein MRRTVFNEDHEAFRETLRAFIEAEVVPVHDEWFAAGQVPREFYYKLAELGLFGINVPEEFGGAGLDTHKFEAIQYEETARAGVTFGGSGVHVLLALPYIKALATDEQKKRYLEKFVSAEEMWALAMTEPGTGSDLAGMKSTAKLSEDGTHYVLNGSKTFITGGVHADRVIVCARTSAPTAEDRRYGISLFAVDTKSEGYSIGRKLDKLGLKTSDTAELAFVDVKVPVEDLLGEENKGFYYLGSNLPSERWGIAYGAYAQAKAAVRFAKEYVQDRTVFGKTVASFQNTKFELAACQAEVDAAEAVADRALEALDAGELTAAEAASAKLFNTEVAHRVIDKCLQLHGGYGFMNEYPIARLYADNRVNRIYGGTSEVMKMIIAKNMGL, from the coding sequence GTGCGCCGTACCGTTTTCAATGAGGACCACGAGGCGTTCCGGGAGACCCTGCGCGCCTTCATCGAGGCCGAGGTCGTCCCCGTCCACGACGAGTGGTTCGCCGCCGGTCAGGTGCCGCGCGAGTTCTACTACAAGCTCGCCGAGCTGGGCCTCTTCGGCATCAACGTCCCCGAGGAGTTCGGCGGCGCCGGCCTGGACACCCACAAGTTCGAGGCCATCCAGTACGAGGAGACGGCCCGCGCGGGCGTCACCTTCGGCGGCTCCGGCGTGCACGTGCTGCTGGCCCTGCCCTACATCAAGGCGCTCGCCACCGACGAGCAGAAGAAGCGCTACCTGGAGAAGTTCGTCTCCGCCGAGGAGATGTGGGCCCTCGCGATGACCGAGCCGGGCACCGGCTCCGACCTCGCGGGCATGAAGAGCACGGCCAAGCTCTCCGAGGACGGCACCCACTACGTCCTCAACGGCTCCAAGACCTTCATCACCGGCGGCGTCCACGCCGACCGCGTGATCGTCTGCGCCCGCACCTCCGCCCCCACCGCCGAGGACCGCCGGTACGGCATCTCGCTCTTCGCCGTCGACACCAAGTCCGAGGGCTACTCCATCGGCCGCAAGCTGGACAAGCTCGGCCTGAAGACCTCCGACACCGCCGAGCTCGCGTTCGTCGACGTCAAGGTGCCCGTCGAGGACCTCCTCGGCGAGGAGAACAAGGGCTTCTACTACCTCGGCAGCAACCTGCCCTCCGAGCGCTGGGGCATCGCCTACGGAGCGTACGCACAGGCCAAGGCCGCCGTCCGGTTCGCCAAGGAGTACGTCCAGGACCGCACGGTCTTCGGCAAGACCGTCGCCTCCTTCCAGAACACCAAGTTCGAACTGGCCGCCTGCCAGGCCGAGGTGGACGCCGCCGAGGCCGTCGCCGACCGCGCCCTCGAAGCCCTGGACGCGGGCGAGCTCACGGCCGCCGAGGCCGCGTCCGCGAAGCTGTTCAACACCGAGGTCGCGCACCGCGTCATCGACAAGTGCCTCCAGCTGCACGGCGGCTACGGCTTCATGAACGAGTACCCCATCGCCCGCCTGTACGCGGACAACCGCGTCAACCGCATCTACGGCGGCACCAGCGAGGTCATGAAGATGATCATCGCGAAGAACATGGGCCTGTAA
- a CDS encoding acyl-CoA thioesterase → MNQALEGLLDLLDLEQIEEDIFRGVSRPSIVPRVFGGQVAAQALVAAGRTVPDDRPAHSLHAYFLRAGDPGAPIVYTVDRIRDGRSFTTRRVVAVQHGHPIFHLSASFQTYEEGLEHQTGMPEAPDPETLPTAAEMLPRHLPAHVAERLVEARAAVDLRYADVPPWGTVGQPREPRSQVWFRANGKLADDSLLHVCLATYVSDMTLLDSVLLAHGRGGWAVGDVVGASLDHAMWFHRPFRADEWLLYDQESPSSSGGRGLGQARIWTQDGRLAVTVIQEGVVRVPR, encoded by the coding sequence ATGAACCAGGCACTTGAGGGCCTCCTCGATCTGCTCGACCTGGAGCAGATCGAGGAGGACATCTTCCGGGGCGTGAGCCGCCCGTCCATCGTGCCCCGCGTCTTCGGCGGGCAGGTCGCCGCGCAGGCACTGGTCGCCGCCGGACGCACCGTCCCCGACGACCGCCCCGCCCACTCCCTGCACGCGTACTTCCTGCGTGCCGGGGACCCCGGCGCGCCCATCGTGTATACGGTCGACCGGATCCGGGACGGCCGTTCCTTCACCACGCGCCGCGTCGTCGCCGTCCAGCACGGGCACCCGATCTTCCACCTCTCCGCGTCCTTCCAGACGTACGAGGAAGGCCTGGAGCACCAGACCGGCATGCCGGAAGCGCCCGACCCGGAGACGCTGCCCACCGCCGCCGAGATGCTCCCGCGCCACCTGCCCGCGCACGTCGCCGAACGGCTCGTGGAGGCGCGCGCCGCCGTCGACCTGCGCTACGCGGACGTACCGCCGTGGGGCACCGTCGGACAGCCCCGCGAACCGCGCTCCCAGGTGTGGTTCCGCGCCAACGGCAAGCTGGCCGACGACTCCCTGCTGCACGTCTGCCTCGCCACGTACGTCTCCGACATGACGCTCCTCGACTCGGTGCTGCTCGCGCACGGCAGGGGCGGCTGGGCCGTCGGCGACGTGGTCGGCGCCTCGCTCGACCACGCCATGTGGTTCCACCGGCCCTTCCGCGCGGACGAATGGCTCCTCTACGACCAGGAGTCGCCGTCGTCCTCCGGCGGGCGCGGGCTCGGCCAGGCGCGGATCTGGACGCAGGACGGGCGGCTCGCGGTCACGGTCATCCAGGAGGGTGTCGTCCGGGTCCCGCGATGA
- a CDS encoding cation diffusion facilitator family transporter, which produces MSEQPSEAGGESTFTVIVAAVANLGIALAKAVAGIISGSSAMLSEAAHSVADTVTELMLLVSLKASDKPADEEHPLGYGGARYIWALLASVATFVGGGVFAVYDGIHTLTHGEDPGDPLISYVVLGIAFLLEGYSLRTGLKQARGEADRFGVRIKRYLRHTPDTAVKAVVMEDSAALVGLVLAAAGLLGGQLTGSGVWDGIASLCIGVLLVYVAWVLGHANSELLIGRPLPPDMRAAVRAELLADPHVVDVLELTTLLQGPKEALVAAKVDFRDMSSAADIERACDRMALRVQERFPAVRRVYLDPTPGPAQEPGVSPAASSR; this is translated from the coding sequence ATGAGTGAGCAACCCTCCGAGGCGGGCGGCGAGAGCACGTTCACCGTCATCGTCGCCGCCGTCGCCAACCTCGGGATCGCGTTGGCCAAGGCCGTCGCGGGCATCATCAGCGGCTCAAGCGCCATGCTCTCCGAAGCGGCGCACTCCGTCGCCGACACCGTCACCGAGCTGATGCTGCTCGTCTCCCTGAAGGCGAGCGACAAGCCCGCCGACGAGGAGCACCCCCTCGGCTACGGCGGCGCCCGCTACATCTGGGCGCTCCTCGCCTCCGTCGCCACGTTCGTCGGCGGCGGCGTCTTCGCCGTCTACGACGGCATCCACACCCTCACCCACGGCGAGGACCCCGGCGACCCCCTCATCTCGTACGTCGTGCTCGGCATCGCCTTCCTCCTGGAGGGCTACTCGCTGCGCACCGGACTCAAGCAGGCGCGCGGCGAGGCCGACCGCTTCGGAGTCCGCATCAAGCGCTATCTGCGCCACACCCCCGACACCGCGGTCAAGGCGGTCGTGATGGAGGACTCCGCCGCACTCGTCGGCCTCGTGCTCGCCGCGGCCGGGCTCCTCGGCGGGCAGCTCACCGGGTCCGGCGTGTGGGACGGCATCGCCTCGCTCTGCATCGGCGTGCTCCTCGTGTACGTCGCCTGGGTCCTCGGACACGCCAACTCCGAGCTCCTCATCGGGCGTCCGCTGCCGCCCGACATGCGGGCGGCGGTCCGCGCCGAACTCCTCGCCGACCCGCACGTGGTGGACGTACTGGAGCTGACCACGCTCCTCCAGGGCCCCAAGGAGGCGCTGGTCGCCGCGAAGGTCGACTTCCGGGACATGTCGAGCGCGGCGGACATCGAGCGGGCCTGCGACCGGATGGCGCTCCGCGTCCAGGAACGTTTCCCCGCGGTCCGCAGGGTCTACCTGGACCCGACGCCGGGGCCCGCTCAGGAGCCGGGCGTCAGCCCCGCCGCGTCGAGCAGGTAG
- a CDS encoding phosphatase, translated as MPIPSRAALVDHLVRTRIAGDVATPRDNNLSHYRKLANGDRHYWLGLELGDRWTDEQDVLAVMAERCGVIDDPEHRYGQDTIDPELTVDALERMAARLRKAAAGKESVLFATGHPGGLLDVHRATAAALRAAGCEIVVIPEGLTADEGMVFQFADVAMLERGATLWHTHSPEPMNAILDGLEREGRPQPDLVVADHGWAGRAGQRGLDSVGYADCNDPALFIGEAEGTVQVTVPLDDHVTSPRHYDPMTAYLLDAAGLTPGS; from the coding sequence ATGCCGATACCCAGCCGCGCCGCGCTCGTCGATCACCTCGTCCGCACCCGCATCGCGGGCGACGTGGCCACACCCCGCGACAACAACCTCAGCCACTACAGGAAGCTCGCGAACGGCGACCGCCACTACTGGCTCGGTCTTGAGCTCGGCGACCGCTGGACGGACGAGCAGGACGTCCTCGCGGTGATGGCGGAGCGCTGCGGCGTCATCGACGACCCGGAGCACCGGTACGGCCAGGACACGATCGACCCGGAGCTGACGGTCGACGCCCTGGAGCGGATGGCCGCACGCCTGCGGAAGGCGGCCGCAGGCAAGGAGAGCGTGCTGTTCGCGACGGGCCACCCCGGAGGCCTGCTCGACGTGCACCGCGCGACGGCCGCCGCCCTGCGCGCGGCGGGCTGCGAGATCGTCGTGATCCCCGAGGGCCTGACGGCCGACGAGGGCATGGTCTTCCAGTTCGCGGACGTGGCGATGCTGGAGCGCGGCGCGACGCTGTGGCACACGCACTCGCCGGAGCCGATGAACGCGATCCTGGACGGCCTGGAGCGCGAGGGCCGGCCGCAGCCCGACCTCGTCGTCGCCGACCACGGCTGGGCGGGCCGCGCGGGCCAGCGCGGCCTGGACTCCGTCGGTTACGCGGACTGCAACGACCCGGCACTGTTCATCGGCGAGGCCGAGGGCACCGTCCAGGTGACCGTGCCGCTCGACGACCACGTGACGAGCCCGCGCCACTACGACCCGATGACGGCCTACCTGCTCGACGCGGCGGGGCTGACGCCCGGCTCCTGA